Proteins found in one Kluyveromyces marxianus DMKU3-1042 DNA, complete genome, chromosome 2 genomic segment:
- the UBA2 gene encoding E1 ubiquitin-activating protein UBA2, translated as MPRESNLVKCIGEESYQRVRNTKVLLVGAGGIGCELLKDLILLEFGEIHIVDLDTIDLSNLNRQFLFRQRDIKQPKSVTAVKAVQRFNNSNLIAHQSNIMDTDKFPLSWFDQFDIIYNALDNLAARRYVNKMCQFTGKPLIESGTSGFDGYIQPIFPRDTECFDCTTKETPTTFPVCTIRSTPSQPIHCVVWAKNFLFGQLFSDSAEESADNQDFGTDDEQEIARIKEETNELHALQKLIKSGDTSRIPDILKKLFVDDINKLLKIENLWKTRTKPDPLTVVHPTDDVPNDLAQVWTLQQNVNKFVEATKKLMARLKNEPFIEFDKDDEDTLLFVSCAANIRSYIFHIPAKSVFDIKQMAGNIIPAIATTNAIIAGLSSLVSLRVLNLLKTVSNKPLEIPMAFTARASNITTNRYLSNPTLAPKNPNCAVSSNTQRAVLKLSKSVISEMTLYELNQKIIKKYGFSGEFSVLDTNSNSLIYDFDFDDLEGRKLSRFNFKTGTALLYKDEETEEGAELRQSIEFYLELLPDEEVIEDLELPDLERATYIYHSPYSNDEDEDGESISDSKPEEDIQETDIVILDSPEPEKDDENVLKRSLSNGSQLPPAKSTKLNPSEEVVVEDEEEEDLILLD; from the coding sequence ATGCCTAGAGAGTCTAATTTAGTTAAGTGTATTGGCGAAGAAAGCTATCAACGTGTTCGCAACACGAaggttcttcttgttggtGCAGGTGGTATTGGATGTGAGTTACTCAAGGACTTGATTCTTTTAGAATTTGGGGAAATCCACATCGTGGACTTGGACACAATTGATTTATCCAACTTGAACAGGCAGTTTTTGTTCAGACAAAGAGACATCAAGCAACCAAAGAGTGTCACTGCCGTGAAAGCGGTTCAGAGGTTCAACAATTCTAATTTGATAGCGCACCAGAGTAACATTATGGATACAGATAAATTTCCATTGTCGTGGTTTGAtcaatttgatattatatacaaCGCATTGGATAATTTGGCAGCAAGACGTTATGTTAACAAGATGTGCCAATTCACTGGGAAGCCCTTGATTGAATCAGGAACCTCTGGTTTTGATGGGTATATCCAGCCAATTTTTCCAAGGGACACGGAATGTTTCGATTGCACTACAAAGGAAACCCCGACTACGTTCCCCGTTTGTACTATTAGATCCACGCCATCGCAGCCAATCCATTGTGTAGTTTGGGCGAAGaactttttgtttggtCAACTTTTCAGTGACTCGGCTGAAGAGTCAGCAGATAATCAGGACTTTGGGACGGACgatgaacaagaaattgCTCGTATTAAGGAGGAAACCAACGAACTCCATGCTCTTCAAAAGCTTATCAAGTCAGGAGACACCTCAAGAATTCCAGATATTCTAAAGAAATTGTTCGTAGATGATATTAATAAGTTGCTGAAGATCGAAAACctttggaaaacaagaacaaaaccTGATCCATTGACTGTAGTTCATCCAACTGATGATGTTCCGAATGATTTGGCTCAGGTGTGGACTTTGCAACAGAACGTTAACAAATTCGTAGAGGCTACCAAGAAGCTAATGGCTCGTTTGAAGAATGAACCATTTATCGAGTTTGATaaagatgacgaagataCACTACTATTTGTATCATGTGCTGCCAATATTAGATCATACATCTTTCATATTCCAGCAAAATCTGTATTTGATATCAAACAAATGGCCGGTAATATCATTCCAGCTATAGCTACCACTAACGCCATCATAGCAGGTCTCTCTTCCTTAGTGTCGTTGCGTGTACTCAACTTATTAAAAACTGTTTCAAATAAGCCTTTGGAAATTCCAATGGCGTTTACAGCTAGGGCAAGTAATATAACGACAAATAGGTACTTGTCAAATCCAACTCTTGCGCCTAAAAATCCAAATTGTGCAGTCTCTTCTAATACTCAAAGAGCAGTACTGAAACTTTCAAAATCAGTCATCAGCGAAATGACTTTGTATGAACTTAATCAAAAGATCATCAAAAAATACGGGTTTTCTGGCGAATTCTCTGTTCTTGATACAAACAGCAATAGTTTAATATACGATTTCGATTTCGATGACTTAGAAGGACGGAAGCTCTCAAGATTTAACTTTAAAACAGGAACGGCTCTACTATACAAGGATGAGGAAACGGAAGAAGGCGCTGAACTAAGGCAATCCATTGAGTTCTATTTGGAACTTCTaccagatgaagaagttattGAAGACTTGGAGTTACCGGACCTCGAAAGAGCtacatatatttatcaTTCACCATATTCgaatgatgaagatgaagacgGTGAAAGTATAAGCGACAGtaaaccagaagaagacattCAAGAGACAGATATTGTAATTCTAGATAGTCCTGAACCGGAAaaggatgatgaaaatgtcttgaaaagaagtcTTTCAAACGGTTCTCAGTTACCTCCTGCAAAGAGTACGAAATTAAACCCTTCAGAAGAAGTTGTGgtagaagatgaagaggaagaggacTTAATCCTACTAGATTGA
- the SAC7 gene encoding GTPase-activating protein SAC7 produces MGTVEGHGHGHGHSQSPSKNQLTNWWRQFRSNPKSASSETLSESRRKRHDKGAGIGDNSNVNVNSESFKEYRDAFLNERHGFTGQVFNVPLSQSLSVASAEVIVQTELSSFGRIPIVVAKCGAYLKQQGLETSGIFRIAGNSKRIKELQYIFSTPPHYGAKFNGWDEFTVHDVASLLRRYLNHLQEPLIPLALYDSFRKPLIDRPRIIQHLKKVADEESTAALPLGGTPAQPQAQVQTPEETTGTGAGAEAEVDADAEVDADTDALAAAAADEELRRQKKQKSKKRLTKDIKNAIKDYDQLFELLPDDPRQLFIYLLDLLSLFAQQSDKNLMTGANLAAIFQPSIISHPDHDMDPREYEISRLVVEFLLRYSYKLLPHLLKLKKRKPQTISVSDSFETDDTNQGGSNAATIQGNDNQNRTETGTGAGNGNVNANTNGNKNNDENNPPDQDKDYVEVNATAVPVTPVEKTKFTDKQNIGSLTPPDPHYLDVPKTRPYSKSLSSANAPSDMITSRANSKIPLLNKLFSSDTEDEYESSSRPSSPMLRKTGSSNSGKMLQLPVITGKGVNDQTFRVMKSDNEIDETHNDQRQPRSKKRESWLHRLKSRSRSSLRE; encoded by the exons atgGGGACGGTCGAGGGCcatgggcatgggcatgggcatTCGCAATCGCCGTCCAAGAACCAATTGACAAATTGGTGGAGACAGTTCCGGAGCAATCCGAAGTCTGCTTCTTCGGAAACGCTCAGTGAGAGTAGGAGAAAACGGCATGACAAGGGAGCCGGGAT TGGGGATAATTCGAACGTTAATGTGAATAGCGAGAGTTTCAAGGAGTATCGGGACGCGTTTTTGAACGAAAGACACGGATTCACAGGCCAAGTGTTCAACGTGCCGTTATCGCAGTCTTTGTCTGTTGCGAGCGCCGAGGTTATCGTGCAAACGGAGCTATCGAGTTTTGGGCGTATTCCCATCGTAGTGGCGAAGTGCGGTGCCTATTTGAAGCAGCAGGGGCTCGAGACGTCGGGGATTTTCCGTATCGCTGGTAACTCGAAGAGGATAAAGGAGTTGCAGTACATCTTCTCGACCCCTCCACATTATGGCGCGAAATTTAATGGCTGGGATGAGTTCACAGTACACGATGTCGCGTCATTGCTAAGGCGGTACTTGAACCATTTACAGGAACCATTGATACCATTGGCACTGTACGACTCGTTCAGGAAACCGCTCATCGATAGACCACGTATTATACAgcacttgaagaaggttgcTGACGAAGAGTCAACTGCGGCCCTTCCCCTGGGAGGGACCCCTGCTCAGCCACAAGCACAAGTCCAGACCCCAGAAGAAACTACAGGCACAGGAGCAGgagcagaagcagaagtGGATGCTGATGCTGAAGTTGATGCTGACACTGACGCGTTAGCAGCTGCAGCAGCAGACGAAGAACTCCGTAgacagaagaagcaaaaatcaaagaaaagactAACAAAGGATATCAAGAACGCAATAAAGGACTACGATCAACTGTTCGAACTGTTGCCAGATGATCCACGCCAGCTATTTATTTACCTACTCGATTTGCTAAGCTTGTTCGCCCAACAATCAGACAAAAATCTAATGACTGGCGCGAATTTGGCCGCCATCTTCCAGCCATCCATTATATCACATCCTGATCACGACATGGACCCTCGCGAATACGAAATTTCTCGACTTGTGGTGGAGTTCCTTCTACGCTACTCTTACAAGCTACTACCTcatcttttgaaattgaagaagaggaaacCTCAAACAATATCAGTATCAGATAGCTTCGAAACAGATGACACCAACCAAGGGGGTTCAAATGCCGCTACTATACAGGGTAATGATAATCAAAATAGGACAGAGACTGGAACTGGGGCTGGTAATGGGAATGTAAACGCCAACACCAATGGAAATAAGAATAATGACGAAAATAATCCGCCAGATCAAGATAAGGATTACGTGGAAGTAAACGCCACCGCAGTGCCGGTAACACCAGTTGAAAAGACAAAGTTTACGGATAAACAAAATATCGGTTCGCTGACTCCACCCGATCCCCATTATCTGGATGTTCCAAAAACAAGACCGTATTCCAAATCGCTAAGTAGTGCCAATGCCCCTTCAGACATGATTACTTCAAGGGCAAATAGCAAAATCCCGCTGCTGAATAAGCTGTTTTCTAGCGACACTGAAGATGAATACGAGAGCAGTTCGAGACCTTCATCTCCCATGCTGCGCAAAACAGGTAGTTCGAACAGTGGGAAAATGTTGCAATTACCAGTTATCACAGGAAAAGGTGTTAATGATCAAACTTTTAGGGTAATGAAATCAGATAACGAGATAGATGAAACTCATAATGATCAACGGCAGCCTCGGTctaagaaaagagaatCATGGCTACACCGATTAAAGAGCCGCTCGCGGTCATCCCTCAGGGAGTGA
- the RVS167 gene encoding amphiphysin, protein MSFKGFTKAVQRAPQSFRQKLNMGQQTSDPVYEDAERRFKELESETKKLSDESKRYFNAVNGMLQHQIGFSKAMSEIFKPISGKMSDPNATVPEDNPEGIEASEQYCSIVAELQTTLKPDLTLIDEKIVKPAQELLKIIDRIRKMATKRNHKKLDLDRALNTFNKYDQKANPTPKDEEKKYKAEANVQVAQQEYDYYNDMLKNELPYLFQLEGEFVKPLFVSFYYMQLNIFYTLYNKFQDMKIPYFDLDTDILEAFQAKRGNIEEQTDSLTITNFKLGYSKAKLDMTRKRYGVNDSRPGSPGSPVGQPPAYGAGLGSPGAPGAPGAPGAPGAAGAAGYNYGAQQPAYGAQQPAYGAQQPAYGAPAAGAAVGAGVGAGVGAAAAAGGYGYNSPSATATQASYTPPTSVGTETCTALYDYTAQTEGDLSFPAGAVIQVVDRSDAAGWWVGIYNGVQGVFPGNYVELSK, encoded by the coding sequence ATGTCATTCAAGGGGTTCACTAAGGCGGTCCAGAGGGCCCCACAGTCATTTAGACAAAAGCTGAACATGGGCCAACAGACTTCGGATCCTGTTTACGAGGATGCAGAGCGTCGGTTCAAGGAACTTGAGTCGGAGACGAAGAAGCTCAGTGATGAGTCGAAACGTTATTTCAATGCGGTGAACGGGATGTTACAGCATCAGATTGGGTTTTCGAAAGCCATGTCTGAGATTTTCAAGCCAATCAGTGGTAAGATGTCTGACCCTAATGCAACTGTTCCTGAGGACAATCCAGAGGGTATCGAGGCCAGTGAGCAGTATTGTTCGATTGTTGCGGAGCTGCAAACTACGTTGAAGCCGGATTTGACGCTTATTGACGAGAAAATTGTGAAGCCAGCACAAGAGCTTTTAAAGATTATCGACCGGATTCGGAAGATGGCCACGAAGAGAAACCACAAGAAATTGGATTTGGACCGTGCGTTGAACACCTTCAACAAGTACGACCAGAAGGCCAACCCTACTCCCAAGGAtgaggaaaagaagtacAAGGCGGAGGCCAACGTCCAAGTTGCACAGCAAGAGTACGATTACTACAACGATATGTTGAAGAACGAGTTGCCATACCTTTTCCAGTTGGAAGGTGAGTTTGTGAAGCCATTGTTTGTGTCGTTCTACTACATGCAATTGAACATTTTCTACACATTGTACAACAAGTTCCAGGACATGAAAATCCCATACTTTGACCTGGACACCGATATCTTGGAGGCCTTCCAGGCGAAGAGGGGCAACATCGAGGAGCAAACGGATTCGTTGACGATTACCAATTTCAAGTTGGGGTACTCCAAGGCGAAGTTGGATATGACGAGGAAGCGTTACGGTGTTAACGACTCGAGACCAGGCAGTCCAGGATCGCCAGTGGGCCAGCCACCAGCTTATGGTGCTGGTTTGGGGTCTCCAGGTGCCCCAGGTGCCCCAGGTGCTCCAGGTGCTCCAGGCGCTGCAGGCGCTGCAGGGTACAACTACGGTGCTCAACAGCCAGCATACGGCGCTCAACAACCAGCATATGGCGCCCAGCAACCAGCATACGGCGCTCCAGCAGCTGGCGCAGCCGTCGGAGCCGGTGTGGGAGCCGGTGTGGGCGCTGCGGCCGCCGCAGGTGGCTATGGCTACAACTCGCCCTCTGCCACGGCCACACAGGCCTCGTACACCCCACCCACCAGCGTTGGAACAGAAACGTGTACTGCTCTGTACGACTACACAGCACAAACTGAGGGCGACTTGTCGTTCCCAGCAGGTGCCGTTATTCAAGTGGTGGACCGTTCTGACGCTGCCGGATGGTGGGTCGGCATTTATAACGGGGTCCAGGGTGTGTTCCCGGGCAACTATGTCGAGCTCTCCAAGTAG